The window CGGCCTGCTCCATGGCTGAGCCCGGTCCCACCCACCGCCGCACCGACCTGGTGCTGATGGCGCTGCTCCTCACGTTCACGACGGCGTCGATCGTGCTGTCCGGGCTGGACACCGGCCAGATCGTGGCGGGCATCGCGATCACGGTCGTCGAGCTGGCGGCCGTGCCGCTCCGTCGCACCCGACCCCGCACGGCGCTCGCCGTCCTCGCCGTCCCGGCGGCACTGGGGTACGCCGTGCTGGCGCCGACCCAGTCGCTGGTCTGGGCGGTCGTCGCGTTCGTGCTGGCGCGGGGCCCGGTCCGCTCCGGGTGGCTGCTCACCCTCGCGGTCCTCGGGGTCGCCGCGGTGTCCGGCGCGGGCTACACGCTGCGCGACGGTGACGTCGCCGCGGGCGTCGGCTACGCCATCACCATCGGGTTCTCGGTCGGGGCCTACACGGCCGTCGGCGCCGTGCTGGGTCTGATCAGCCGTGCGGTGCGGGCCCGGGAGGAGACCCGTCGCCGGTCCGAGGAGCGGGCACGGACGGCGGCGGCCCTGGCCGTGCAGCGGACCCGGATCGCGGACGAGCTGGGCAGCGGGGTGCTGGACGGGCTGCGCCGCCTCACCGAGCGCACGACCGCCCTGGACGACGGCGACGCCGTCCCCGCCCTGGAACGCGACGCGCGGGAGGTGCTGTCGCGGATGCGGCGGGCGCTGACCGCCCTGCGCGAGGAGGGGCCGGATCCCGACCGACCTCCACGGGGCCCCGCCGACCGCGACGGGCGGTCCACGCCCTGGCAGCCGACCCGGCGCGGTCTGGCGCTGTCGGCGGCGTTCGGGTTCGTCGCGCTCGGGGTGGCGGCGCTGCCGTTGCGTCCGATCGGCCAGGTCTCGATGGACCGGTCGCTCCCGTTGCTCGACCTGCCGTGGTCGACCCCGGCGGCGATGGTGTCGCTGGCCGTGCAGGTACTCGCGGTCGCCTGGTGGCGCAGTGCCCCGATGTCGGCGTTCGCGGTCGCGACCGTCGCCGCGATCGCCACCGGCTCGCTCGGTGGGACGAACGCGTTCATCGAGGCGTCGTGGATGTTCCTGGTCTACGCCGTCGGCGTCGGTGCGCCGCCGCGGCGCTCCGGGGTGCTGACGGCCGCCGGGACGCTCGCCGTGCTCGTCGCGTACCTGACGGTCCCGGCCATGAACGCCGAGATCTCGGCGGACGCGGCCGGGATCGTGCTGTCCTACCTCGTCGTCCCGTTCCTGTGGTTCGCCGGCGTGCGCCGCCGCGACCACCGTCGGTACGCCGAGACGCTGCGCTCCGAGCGGCACGAGGCCGAACGCCGCGAGACGCTGGAGCGGGAACGGCTACGGGTCGCGCACGAGCTGCACGACGTCGTCGCCCACCACGTGTCGGCGATCGCCGTGCAGGCGGGCGCGGCGCGCGTCACCACCGACCCGGCGGCGCGCCGGGAGGCGCTCGGGCACATCGCGGAGTCCGGCAGGCGGATAGCGGACGCGCTGCCCGAGCTGGAGACGCTCACCCCGGACCCCGGCGGCGTCGCGCTCACCGCCGACGGCGTCGAGGAGCTCGTCCGGCCGGTCCGCGCGGCCGGCGTCCCGGTGACCTGCGCGGTCCGCG of the Mycobacteriales bacterium genome contains:
- a CDS encoding ATP-binding protein: MAEPGPTHRRTDLVLMALLLTFTTASIVLSGLDTGQIVAGIAITVVELAAVPLRRTRPRTALAVLAVPAALGYAVLAPTQSLVWAVVAFVLARGPVRSGWLLTLAVLGVAAVSGAGYTLRDGDVAAGVGYAITIGFSVGAYTAVGAVLGLISRAVRAREETRRRSEERARTAAALAVQRTRIADELGSGVLDGLRRLTERTTALDDGDAVPALERDAREVLSRMRRALTALREEGPDPDRPPRGPADRDGRSTPWQPTRRGLALSAAFGFVALGVAALPLRPIGQVSMDRSLPLLDLPWSTPAAMVSLAVQVLAVAWWRSAPMSAFAVATVAAIATGSLGGTNAFIEASWMFLVYAVGVGAPPRRSGVLTAAGTLAVLVAYLTVPAMNAEISADAAGIVLSYLVVPFLWFAGVRRRDHRRYAETLRSERHEAERRETLERERLRVAHELHDVVAHHVSAIAVQAGAARVTTDPAARREALGHIAESGRRIADALPELETLTPDPGGVALTADGVEELVRPVRAAGVPVTCAVRGDPAGPPGDPELFAQRILTEALTNVVRHAGASDTRVLVEHRPDAVTVEVADAGPAPGYRGHTHGSGLGTAGMHERARMLGGHVRVGPGPDGGWRVHALLPRSAASPGVLLREEDHPVSISSPTTTRPATGLA